In Panicum virgatum strain AP13 chromosome 4N, P.virgatum_v5, whole genome shotgun sequence, a single window of DNA contains:
- the LOC120668440 gene encoding uncharacterized protein LOC120668440, with amino-acid sequence MGSLGPTVTVSMAKPNAAAAGGGHQPPERKEGGGRCGVLGGGGGCGCGCGFRMPLHYPRYKKEDYEAMPEWRVDCLLREYGLPADGDLDSKRRFAMGAFLWPDQY; translated from the coding sequence ATGGGATCCTTGGGCCCTAccgtgaccgtgagcatggccaAGCCcaacgccgcggcggccggcggcggccatcagccgccggagaggaaggagggcggcggcaggtgcggcgtgctcggcggcggcggcggctgcggctgcggctgcggcttccGGATGCCGCTGCACTACCCGCGGTACAAGAAGGAGGACTACGAGGCCATGCCGGAGTGGCGCGTCGACTGCCTGCTCCGCGAGTACGGCCTCCCCGCCGACGGCGACCTCGACAGCAAGCGCCGCTTCGCCATGGGCGCCTTCCTCTGGCCCGACCAGTACTGA
- the LOC120670137 gene encoding CMP-sialic acid transporter 1-like, with translation MQWYLVAALLTVLTSSQGILTTLSQSNGKYKYDYATIPFLAELFKLSVSSFFLWNECKSSSPPRMTKEWRSVRLYLVPSIIYLVHNNVQFATLTYVDPSTYQIMGNLKIVTTGILFRLVLKRKLSNLQWMAIVLLAVGTTTSQVKGCGDGPCDLLFSAPLQGYMLGILSACLSALAGVYTEYLMKKNNDSLYWQNVQLYTFGVIFNMGWLIYGDFKAGFELGPWWQRLFNGYSVTTWMVVFNLGSTGLLVSWLMKYSDNIVKVYSTSMAMLSTMVLSIYLFSVKATIQLFLGIIICIISLQMYFMPTHMLVELPQTLPVTSK, from the exons ATGCAGTGGTACTTAGTGGCCGCGCTCCTCACCGTCCTCACCAGCTCCCAG GGTATATTGACTACTCTCTCCCAGAGCAATGGCAAGTATAAGTATGACTATGCAACCATTCCCTTCCTAGCAGAACTCTTCAAG TTGTCTGTATCAAGTTTCTTCCTTTGGAACGAATGCAAGTCTTCATCCCCACCAAGGATGACAAAGGAGTGGAGGAGTGTGCGGCTATATCTTGTTCCTTCAATAATATACCTCGTCCATAACAATGTGCAGTTCGCAACCTTGACCTATGTTGATCCATCTACCTATCAGATAATGGGGAACTTGAAAATTGTCACAACCGGAATTTTGTTCAG GCTTGTCCTAAAAAGGAAGTTATCAAATCTACAATGGATGGCGATTGTTTTGCTTGCTGTTGGTACAACTACTAGCCAG GTCAAAGGATGTGGAGATGGACCATGTGATTTGCTTTTCTCAGCACCATTACAGGGTTACATGCTTGGTATACTTTCTGCTTGTCTTTCAGCACTAGCTGGTGTCTACACAGAATACTTGATGAAGAAGAACAATGATAGTTTGTACTGGCAAAATGTACAGTTATATAC GTTTGGAGTTATATTCAACATGGGGTGGCTAATTTATGGCGATTTCAAAGCTGGATTTGAGTTGGGTCCATGGTGGCAGCGCCTATTTAATGGCTATTCTGTCACAACATGGATGGTTGTGTTtaatttagggtccactggTCTACTAGTATCATGGTTGATGAAGTATTCAGACAATATAGTCAAG GTGTACTCAACTTCAATGGCCATGCTATCAACGATGGTTTTATCCATATACCTTTTCAGTGTGAAAGCAACAATTCAG CTTTTCTTAGGCATTATCATCTGCATAATTTCGCTGCAGATGTATTTTATGCCTACCCACATGCTTGTTGAATTGCCACAAACATTACCTGTTACATCAAAGTAG